The proteins below are encoded in one region of Candidatus Zixiibacteriota bacterium:
- a CDS encoding aspartate--tRNA ligase — protein sequence LEYGLTDTGKWNLLWVTRFPLFEYNPDEDRFDAMHNIVTSPVEEDIELLDEGFSTDLEPSDPNHPWARIYANQYDLVLNGWEIASGGIRNHRRDIQQKILNVLGMSDERAEAAFGFLLRALELGAPPHGGIAPGLDRIVAMMCHTDSIRDVIPFPKTTTAQSLMEGSPSPVSDSQLRELKIKLDLDD from the coding sequence CTTGAATACGGTTTAACGGATACCGGAAAATGGAATCTGCTATGGGTTACCCGCTTTCCGTTATTCGAGTACAATCCGGATGAAGACCGTTTCGACGCTATGCACAATATCGTGACCTCGCCGGTCGAAGAAGATATTGAACTATTGGATGAAGGCTTTTCGACGGACCTGGAACCCTCTGATCCGAATCATCCCTGGGCCAGGATTTACGCCAATCAGTATGACCTGGTCTTAAACGGCTGGGAGATTGCCTCGGGAGGAATCAGGAACCATCGCCGGGATATTCAGCAGAAGATCTTAAACGTATTGGGAATGTCGGACGAGCGTGCCGAGGCGGCATTTGGATTTTTATTGAGAGCGCTGGAACTGGGTGCTCCTCCTCATGGCGGAATAGCCCCCGGGCTGGACCGTATCGTGGCCATGATGTGTCATACGGACTCCATAAGGGATGTCATACCGTTCCCAAAAACAACTACCGCGCAGTCACTTATGGAAGGGTCTCCATCGCCTGTCAGCGATTCTCAACTGCGAGAGCTGAAGATAAAATTAGATCTGGATGATTGA
- a CDS encoding AAA family ATPase, with protein MTAKVTKKIVFDDTDLRQLFGIGDVNLRIIEEQFDTRIVARGNEIILEDHKEIVDKVEKLLYDLDEHLRKNYELPESYVWYAISMLKENGEGPAEKLSPKALFESNNIRIVPKTLGQKVYVDAMSSYDIVFSIGPAGTGKTYLAVARAVAALKQNQVQRLVLVRPAVEAGETLGFLPGDIRAKVDPYIRPIYDALHDMLQADKIRKFLELGVIEIAPLAFMRGRTLNNAFVILDEAQNTSTAQMKMFLTRIGEKSRAVVTGDVTQIDLDKSRVSGLITAQRILKNIDGIKFIYLDEKDVVRHRLVQEIIKAYDKSSKK; from the coding sequence TTGACAGCCAAAGTAACAAAAAAGATCGTTTTCGACGACACCGACTTGAGACAACTGTTCGGGATCGGTGATGTCAATCTGAGGATAATCGAAGAACAGTTCGATACCAGGATTGTCGCGCGCGGCAACGAGATCATCCTTGAGGATCACAAGGAGATCGTCGACAAGGTCGAGAAACTGCTTTACGATCTGGATGAGCATCTTCGCAAGAACTATGAGCTTCCGGAAAGCTATGTCTGGTACGCGATTTCGATGCTCAAGGAGAATGGCGAGGGACCGGCCGAAAAGCTTTCTCCCAAAGCGCTGTTTGAGTCCAACAATATCAGGATTGTCCCCAAGACCCTGGGACAAAAAGTCTATGTCGATGCGATGAGCAGTTACGACATAGTCTTTTCAATCGGTCCGGCCGGAACCGGAAAGACCTATTTGGCTGTAGCCAGGGCGGTCGCTGCCCTGAAGCAGAATCAGGTCCAGAGGCTGGTTTTGGTGCGCCCGGCAGTAGAGGCCGGTGAGACTCTGGGCTTTCTGCCCGGTGATATCCGGGCCAAGGTGGACCCGTATATTCGACCGATTTATGACGCGTTGCACGATATGTTACAGGCTGATAAAATACGCAAGTTTTTGGAACTGGGTGTGATCGAAATCGCGCCTCTGGCGTTTATGCGCGGGCGCACGCTCAATAACGCTTTCGTGATCCTGGATGAAGCCCAGAATACCAGTACCGCACAAATGAAAATGTTTCTCACTCGCATCGGTGAAAAGTCCAGGGCTGTAGTCACCGGTGATGTCACCCAGATCGACCTGGATAAAAGCCGTGTATCCGGGCTGATTACCGCACAGAGAATCCTCAAAAATATCGACGGCATCAAGTTTATTTACCTGGACGAGAAAGACGTCGTGCGCCACAGGCTGGTGCAGGAAATTATTAAGGCATACGACAAGTCAAGCAAGAAGTAA